The sequence below is a genomic window from Canis aureus isolate CA01 chromosome 35, VMU_Caureus_v.1.0, whole genome shotgun sequence.
TGACCCTCCCACCATACTTCCAAGATGCATCATCTAAGCCCTCCCAGTCAGTGGAAATCCAGTGCCTGCATTGCTCAGCGCAGTGTTTCATTGGAGTCCAGAAGTGATAGGAAGAGCCAGAGATTCTAGAAATGTAACAGGTCAGCCCCAGGCAGAACAGGGACTGTGGGTTCAGAAAGTAAACAACGCCAAGGAAACCTGAGGAAACACATAATATGGATCTACTACACAgacataaatacacataaataccTGAACACAGAAATCAAAATGCAAATCTTAGAAGATAAGACTATAATAAAAACCACTATCACTAGGCAATATATGATTGGGTGAGTTCAGAGGAGGTCACTGTGTGGTTAAGGAATATTTCCTGGAGGAAGTACAATGAGTTGATCCTTCAAGTAGGCAAAGCAACAAAgtaattcattaaaatgaattaagatTTCAGACAATGGTCTGAAAGCACAAGATTTGGACGCCAGCAACTAGATCATAgttcaatctttaaaagaataatgggagaggggcacctgggtggctcagttggttgggtgtccatctcttggttttggctcaggacatgatctcagggtcatgggatacaGCTCTGAAACGggttccacactgagcacagttGGCTGGAGTTTATCTcactctctgtgcccctcccccaccatgcaCACAGGCGcatgcacctctctctctcccacctctctctaataaataaataaatcttaaaaaaaaatggataatggGAGATTCCACAGGGAAAAGCAGGTTGGGACCATATTAAGGAGCCTGCAATTTTAGGCTGAGGTGTTGATATCATGGACAAGTGGATGACAACCAAAGATTTCTGAAttcacattaaaacaaaagttccCAAAGCTCTCTATCAAGGGCCCATGCCTCCTTGCTTTGGCTCCCTCTGGAAACCATGCAGCCAACCTGAATGGCTTAGCAAACCCAAAACACCTCAAAGATTGTATTCATGCACAGTGATATTTTTCTCTACCTCCACATCTATGCAACATTTCCTCAAGAACTCaagcctgcctttttttttttttattatagtcacagagatagagagaggcagagacacaggcagagggagaagcaggctccatgcaccgggagcccgacgtgggatttaatcccggttctccaggatcacgccctgggccaaaggcaggcgctaaaccgctgggccacccagggatccctcaagcctgacttttattgcttttctttttatttagttttggttgtttttcaaaaatttttcttattgcggtaaaatatgcataaaatttaccatcttaatcattttaagtgGACAGTTCAGCGTATTAGATACATTCATAAcactgtgcaaccatcactacagtCTGTCTGAAAATAAACTCTGTaaccattaaacagtaactctgTCTCTGGGCTTTAGTAAGTGCTAGGGGTGAGTCTATTTAATCCCTGTATTTTCTCTAGCCCAaacctactttttttaaaataaaaaaaaattttttttaagtaatttctacatccagtgtggggctcaagctcaaatgggattaagagttgcatgctttaccaaccaggcagccagccaggcatccccataaCCTACTTTTTTCATAGAATTCAAAACAGTAGGATCAGTTGTCAGcacaagaatttatttatttatttatttatattttttttttatgatagtcacacagagagagagaggcagagacataggcagagggagaagcaggctccatgcaccaggagcccgacgtgggactcgatcctgggtctccaggaccgcgccctgggccaaaggcaggcgccaaaccactgcaccacccagggatccctatcagcACAAGAATTTAGTATCAAAGTGGAAAACTCATTTCAGAGTgcacaaaatactaaaatatttttttacttctttcgtAGTTTTGGTTGCTCTAGATTGGAATTTAATAGTACAGGAGTACATTACAAATGATGCATGTGACAGCTAAGCCCCAGAATCGAGGCAATCCTGTAGTTTGTCTTCCCAAGTCCTATGAAACCTCCATAGAAATGGATGGAACTGAAGACGGACACAGTAATGGTTCATCAAATCTTGACTTTGAACTGAacaaatttttctcttcctcattcttgaggcctctccctccctttcccttttccaagAATCTCTTTTCCAAAAATTGGGTACGGACGTTGATAGTAACAAGActtggatgcaaaaaaaaaaaaaaaaaaaaaaaaagtcttgggtGGCCGGTGGCAGCGCTGGTCCTGAGGCTGGAGGCTAGAGATCCAGGGCCTTGCAGGGCAGCTCACACTGGATTCCCGGGGAAACCGCCCTGATCCGGTAATTCCCTATGaagacccccacccccctgcagggagctggatgcagaactcgatcccaggacccgggatcacgacctgagccaaggcagatgctcaactgctgagccacccaggggcctcgggaagcatttttaaaatgactgttgagtctttcttttttcttttaagattttatttatttattcatgagagacagagagagagagagagagagagaggcagagacaacagagacacaggcagagggagaagcaggctcctgcagggagctcaaggaGCGGATCCTgcgacccggggtcacgccctgggctgcaggcggcgctaaaccgctgagccacctgggctgcctcctgttgggtctttatttttattttatttttaaaaatattttatttatttattcatgagagacacagagagaggccgagggagaagcaggcgccttgcagggagcccaaggtggggctcgatcccgcgacccggggtcacgccctgggctgcaggcggcgctaagcggctgagccacccgggctgccccctgttGGGTCGAGGTTTCCCTTTCTGTGCCGCAGCCCACGCTCGCGACCCTCCCGGGCTTCCGCAGGACCCGCGAGCAGCAGCCACGCGGGGAAGACCGGCCGCAGCCCGAGCCGAGCGACAGCTGCGGCGCCACGGGACCGAGCCCCCGCGGGCGAGGCTCCGGAAGCCCCCAGGACCCGGAagtcccgccccgccgccgcgcgGCCCGGGGGCGGGCCTGCGGCTGTGACGTCACAGCCCCTGCCGCGTCGCTGCGGCAGCACCGCCCCGACGAGCGTTTGCGGCTGACGAGAGGAAGGGGAGCGCGGTGTCCTGCGCCGGGAGCCGCTGGAGGCGCGCGGAAGCCCGAACGGGGGCTCGCGGGGTGCGCCTGCGACAGCGGTAAGACGGAAGTGCTGCCGCCGCGCTTCCCGCCTGCGCGGCCTGGGGCGCCCGGCGGGtgaggggggggcggggccgtCGGCGCGTCCCGCCCGCCCTGCCGCCGCGGCTGTGGTGACCCCGCAGCCTGGCTCCCCCGGCGGCTCCGTGCGGCTGCGCGCCCGCGGTCGGCCTCAGGGCGCGGGTGTGAATCCCGCGGCGCCGGCTGCCGGGCGGGACGCCTCAACGGCTGCAGGGCGGCGTCCGCCGCGGTGGGGCCCGCCACGAGCGCCTTTGTCTTGCAGGGGTCGATGGCGGGGGGGCCCCGGCTAGCTTCCGGAAATGGCGGCCGCCCGACGCGCCGTCCCCTCCCTGTCGGAGTGCCAGTGCCGCATCTGCGTGGACATCCTCGTCGAGCCCATCACGCTGCCGTGCGGCCACACGCTGTGCAGTCCGTGCTTCCAGGCGACTGTGGAGAAGGCGAGTCTGTGCTGCCCGTTCTGCCGCCGCCGGGTCTCTTCGTGGACCCGGTACCACACCCGAAGGAATTCCCTGGTCAACGCCGAGCTGTGGGCCGTCATCCAGAAACACTACGCCAGGGAGTGCAAGCGCAGAGCCTCGGGGCAGGAGCCGGAGGACGTCGGTGAGTCACACCCGGCGTGTGTGGAGTCTGccgggaagagagaaaaaaataaaaaccctttaaaaagtgaatccctgggccccccccccccccggtggctcagcggttagcgccgcctgcggcccagggcgtgaccccgggggtccccggatcgagtcccgcgtcgggctccctgcgtggagcctgcttccccttctgcctgtgtctgggcctctctctctctgtgtctgtcatgaatgaataacttacaaaaatcttcaaaacaaaacaaaaagtgaacATCCATTTGTGTTCCACACACTAGAAACCAGTTGATAcatgtctagatttttttttcctcgaGGGTTTGGGTTTTATGGATCCCAAAATGTCGAGGTCGACGGTTAAGATTTTGTCCATTGTTATAATGCCCAGGCTACTGTTCAGTTgggttaaaaatgaaaagttaagaaACAACCAACACCCCAAGAATGGCCCACATGGAGCTTTCCGTTTTGTGAAGGTGACATAAATATTGACAGATGAGCAGTAGTCCgcggagcagcagcagc
It includes:
- the RNF168 gene encoding E3 ubiquitin-protein ligase RNF168 isoform X2, producing MAAARRAVPSLSECQCRICVDILVEPITLPCGHTLCSPCFQATVEKASLCCPFCRRRVSSWTRYHTRRNSLVNAELWAVIQKHYARECKRRASGQEPEDVVDDYQPVRLLSKPGELRREYEEEISKVEAERRASEEEENKASEEYIQRLLAEEEEEEKRQAEKRRREMEEQLKSDEELARKLSVNIVFVT
- the RNF168 gene encoding E3 ubiquitin-protein ligase RNF168 isoform X3 → MAAARRAVPSLSECQCRICVDILVEPITLPCGHTLCSPCFQATVEKASLCCPFCRRRVSSWTRYHTRRNSLVNAELWAVIQKHYARECKRRASGQEPEDVGISYKCIPTICDLLCLAFTYVSRLYTLMTISQFAY